Proteins encoded within one genomic window of Jiangella mangrovi:
- the rplL gene encoding 50S ribosomal protein L7/L12: MAKLNTEELLDAFKEMTLIELSEFVKKFEETFEVTAAAPVAVAAAPGAGGAGAAAPAEEEKDEFDVILESAGDKKIQVIKEVRALTSLGLKEAKDLVEAAPKPLLEKVNKEAADKAKEALEAAGATVSVK; this comes from the coding sequence ATGGCGAAGCTCAACACCGAGGAGCTCCTCGACGCGTTCAAGGAGATGACTCTGATCGAGCTCTCCGAGTTCGTGAAGAAGTTCGAGGAGACCTTCGAGGTCACCGCGGCCGCTCCGGTCGCCGTCGCCGCCGCTCCGGGCGCCGGTGGCGCGGGTGCCGCCGCTCCGGCCGAGGAGGAGAAGGACGAGTTCGACGTCATTCTCGAGTCCGCCGGCGACAAGAAGATCCAGGTCATCAAGGAGGTCCGCGCGCTGACCTCCCTCGGCCTGAAGGAGGCCAAGGACCTGGTCGAGGCCGCACCGAAGCCGCTGCTCGAGAAGGTCAACAAGGAGGCCGCGGACAAGGCCAAGGAGGCCCTCGAGGCCGCCGGCGCCACCGTCTCCGTCAAGTGA
- a CDS encoding PIG-L deacetylase family protein: MFSNHSSLSGRTVLVLHAHPDDEAIFTGVTLRRLADAGARVVLVTATLGELGEVHVPLAPGETMAQRRVAELEAAASLLGVSRLVLLGARDSGLPGAADNVHPDALAAADPARVARRIAALIESEGAEALVHDDGRGIYGHPDHLAAHRIGAAAARLTGVVAYESTVDRDHLHDRATRSHLIHAAAEATGLPFGVPSGEVALRIDGSAAEVKVKRAAIGVHASQVSPDSLGHAGFDEAYGYEWYLRSGAGSGILDELAVPAVVGAPA; this comes from the coding sequence ATGTTCTCGAACCACTCGTCCCTCAGCGGGCGCACCGTCCTCGTCCTCCACGCGCACCCCGACGACGAGGCCATCTTCACCGGCGTGACGCTGCGCCGCCTGGCCGACGCCGGCGCGCGGGTCGTGCTGGTCACGGCCACGCTGGGCGAGCTGGGCGAGGTGCACGTGCCGCTGGCGCCCGGCGAGACCATGGCGCAGCGCCGGGTCGCCGAGCTGGAGGCCGCGGCTTCCTTGCTGGGCGTGTCGCGGCTGGTCCTGCTGGGCGCGCGCGACTCCGGGCTGCCCGGCGCCGCCGACAACGTCCACCCCGACGCGCTGGCCGCGGCCGACCCCGCGCGCGTGGCGCGGCGCATCGCCGCCCTGATCGAGTCCGAGGGCGCCGAGGCTCTCGTCCACGACGACGGCCGCGGCATCTACGGCCACCCCGACCACCTGGCCGCGCACCGCATCGGCGCCGCGGCCGCCCGGCTGACCGGCGTCGTGGCCTACGAGTCCACGGTCGACCGCGACCACCTGCACGACCGCGCCACCCGCTCCCACCTCATCCACGCCGCCGCCGAGGCGACCGGTCTGCCGTTCGGGGTGCCGTCCGGCGAGGTCGCGCTGCGCATCGACGGCTCCGCCGCCGAGGTGAAGGTCAAGCGGGCCGCCATCGGCGTGCACGCCAGCCAGGTCAGCCCCGACTCCCTCGGCCACGCCGGCTTCGACGAGGCCTACGGCTACGAGTGGTACCTGCGATCGGGCGCTGGTTCTGGGATCTTGGACGAGCTGGCCGTGCCGGCCGTGGTCGGTGCCCCGGCGTAG
- a CDS encoding MFS transporter, giving the protein MAPPPAPSDRLTSRGWAVLIVLSSAIFLEGIDVSMMGVALPSIRADLGMSTSSLQWVVSAYVLGYGGFVLLGGRAADLLGRRRMFVLWLVVFLLFSGLGGLATDGWMLIAARFVTGIAAAFMTPAGLSIITTTFPEGPQRNRALLIYAGIAAGGFSLGMVTGGLLTAIDWRWVFFAPVIMAALILVAAVRLIPHDVPAARTAGGYDLGGTLSLTGAMLLLVYTVVMLPEVPIGSTATTAAAGVALLVAFVAIERRSRTPLLRLGLLRSAPLVRANIGAMMLVGGFVGFQFIAVLYLQEFRGWSETETGLALMVLGLDAILAPTLTPILVRRFGNATVIVGGLVLAAVAYTLFLRVGADWTYAAMLPAFLVLSLAFALAYGPLTIAATDGVAEEEQGLASGVLTSSFQFGGALGLAVVTAAVVAGSGPGGSDLNTFRTALLVPLTGAVIGVLVTGSGLRRRRRSPAPALERV; this is encoded by the coding sequence GTGGCACCCCCACCGGCCCCGTCCGACCGGCTCACCTCCCGAGGCTGGGCCGTCCTGATCGTGCTGAGCAGCGCGATCTTCCTCGAGGGCATCGACGTCTCGATGATGGGCGTCGCCCTCCCCTCGATCCGCGCCGACCTCGGCATGTCCACGTCGTCCCTGCAGTGGGTGGTGAGCGCCTACGTGCTCGGCTACGGCGGGTTCGTGCTGCTCGGCGGGCGCGCGGCCGACCTGCTGGGACGGCGGCGGATGTTCGTTCTCTGGCTCGTCGTCTTCCTGCTCTTCTCCGGCCTCGGCGGCCTGGCGACCGACGGCTGGATGCTGATCGCCGCCCGGTTCGTCACCGGCATCGCGGCGGCGTTCATGACGCCGGCCGGGCTGTCGATCATCACGACGACGTTCCCCGAGGGACCGCAGCGCAACCGCGCGCTGCTGATCTACGCCGGCATCGCGGCCGGCGGCTTCTCGCTCGGCATGGTCACCGGCGGCCTGCTGACGGCGATCGACTGGCGCTGGGTGTTCTTCGCCCCCGTCATCATGGCGGCGCTCATCCTGGTCGCGGCGGTGCGGCTGATCCCGCACGACGTGCCGGCCGCGCGGACCGCCGGCGGGTACGACCTCGGCGGCACGCTGAGCCTCACCGGCGCGATGCTGCTGCTCGTCTACACCGTCGTCATGCTGCCGGAGGTGCCGATCGGCTCGACGGCGACGACGGCGGCAGCGGGGGTCGCGCTGCTGGTGGCGTTCGTGGCGATCGAGCGCCGGTCGCGGACCCCGCTGCTGCGCCTCGGCCTGCTGCGCTCCGCTCCCCTGGTCCGGGCCAACATCGGCGCGATGATGCTGGTCGGCGGGTTCGTCGGGTTCCAGTTCATCGCCGTGCTGTACCTGCAGGAGTTCCGCGGCTGGTCGGAGACGGAGACCGGGCTCGCGCTGATGGTCCTCGGCCTGGACGCGATCCTGGCGCCGACGCTGACGCCGATCCTGGTTCGCCGGTTCGGCAACGCGACGGTGATCGTCGGCGGGCTGGTCCTCGCCGCCGTCGCCTACACCCTGTTCCTGCGCGTGGGCGCGGACTGGACGTACGCGGCCATGCTCCCGGCGTTCCTCGTGCTCAGCCTGGCGTTCGCGCTCGCCTACGGACCACTCACCATCGCCGCCACCGACGGCGTCGCCGAGGAGGAGCAGGGCCTGGCCAGCGGTGTGCTGACGTCGTCGTTCCAGTTCGGCGGCGCGCTCGGGCTGGCTGTCGTGACGGCGGCCGTGGTGGCCGGGAGCGGCCCGGGCGGCTCGGACCTGAACACCTTCCGGACCGCGCTGCTCGTCCCGCTGACCGGCGCGGTCATCGGCGTGCTGGTCACCGGCTCGGGCCTGCGTCGCCGACGGCGCTCGCCGGCGCCCGCGCTGGAGCGGGTCTAG
- the rplK gene encoding 50S ribosomal protein L11, protein MPAKKKVAGLIKLQIKAGQATPAPPVGPALGQHGVNIMEFCKAYNAATESQRGDVVPVEITVYEDRSFTFVTKTPPAAKLILKAAGVEKGSGEPQKTKVASISREQLRSIAETKMPDLNANDIEAAEKIIAGTARQMGVTVAD, encoded by the coding sequence ATGCCAGCGAAGAAGAAGGTCGCAGGCCTGATCAAGCTCCAGATCAAGGCCGGCCAGGCGACCCCGGCACCGCCAGTCGGCCCCGCGCTGGGCCAGCACGGTGTCAACATCATGGAGTTCTGCAAGGCGTACAACGCGGCCACCGAGTCGCAGCGGGGCGACGTGGTCCCGGTGGAGATCACGGTCTACGAGGACCGTTCCTTCACCTTCGTCACGAAGACCCCGCCGGCCGCGAAGCTGATCCTCAAGGCCGCCGGCGTCGAGAAGGGCTCGGGCGAGCCGCAGAAGACGAAGGTCGCCTCGATCAGCCGCGAGCAGCTTCGCTCGATCGCCGAGACGAAGATGCCCGACCTCAACGCCAACGACATCGAGGCCGCCGAGAAGATCATCGCGGGCACCGCCCGGCAGATGGGCGTCACGGTCGCCGACTGA
- the rplA gene encoding 50S ribosomal protein L1, producing the protein MKRSKSYRAAADKIDRERLYNPAEAVKLARETSTTKYDSTVEVALRLGVDPRKADQMVRGTVNLPHGTGKTARVLVFAVGPKAEEAKAAGADIVGGDELVEEVQGGRLDFDAVVATPDLMGKVGRLGRVLGPRGLMPNPKTGTVTMDVEKAVSDIKGGKIEFRVDRHANLHFIIGKTSFTEQALAENYAAALDEINRLKPSASKGRYIRKATLTTTMGPSIPLDPSKVRAAEAAEA; encoded by the coding sequence ATGAAGCGCAGCAAGTCCTACCGCGCCGCGGCCGACAAGATCGACCGCGAGCGCCTGTACAACCCGGCCGAGGCCGTCAAGCTCGCCCGCGAGACGTCGACCACCAAGTACGACTCCACCGTCGAGGTGGCCCTGCGGCTGGGCGTCGACCCCCGCAAGGCCGACCAGATGGTCCGCGGCACCGTCAACCTCCCGCACGGCACCGGCAAGACCGCTCGGGTCCTGGTCTTCGCCGTCGGCCCGAAGGCCGAGGAGGCCAAGGCGGCGGGTGCCGACATCGTCGGCGGCGACGAGCTGGTCGAAGAGGTCCAGGGCGGCCGGCTCGACTTCGACGCCGTCGTCGCGACGCCGGACCTCATGGGCAAGGTCGGCCGGCTGGGCCGCGTGCTCGGCCCGCGCGGCCTGATGCCGAACCCGAAGACGGGCACCGTCACCATGGACGTCGAGAAGGCCGTCTCCGACATCAAGGGCGGCAAGATCGAGTTCCGGGTCGACCGGCACGCGAACCTCCACTTCATCATCGGCAAGACGTCGTTCACCGAGCAGGCCCTGGCCGAGAACTACGCGGCCGCCCTCGACGAGATCAACCGGCTCAAGCCGTCGGCATCGAAGGGCCGCTACATCCGCAAGGCGACGCTCACCACCACCATGGGCCCGAGCATCCCGCTCGACCCGTCGAAGGTGCGTGCGGCGGAGGCTGCCGAGGCATGA
- a CDS encoding winged helix-turn-helix transcriptional regulator has product MEEGTSKSPGYTAVTDPEYCQKWDPREDCEVRQILDRIADKWSLLVIALLDLRSLRFTELRREIDGISQRMLTVTLRQLERDGLVRRTVHPVVPPRVDYELTPLGATLHDTIEALVNWTEAHRQEIASARDDYDRRAAAAAGELVDA; this is encoded by the coding sequence ATGGAAGAAGGCACTTCGAAGTCACCCGGGTACACGGCGGTAACCGACCCCGAGTACTGCCAGAAGTGGGACCCGCGCGAGGACTGCGAGGTCCGGCAGATCCTCGACCGCATCGCCGACAAGTGGTCGCTGCTGGTCATCGCCCTGCTCGACCTGCGCAGCCTGCGGTTCACCGAGCTGCGACGCGAGATCGACGGCATCAGCCAGCGCATGCTGACGGTCACCCTGCGCCAGCTCGAGCGCGACGGCCTCGTGCGCCGCACCGTTCACCCCGTCGTGCCGCCCCGTGTCGACTACGAGCTGACTCCGCTGGGCGCCACGCTGCACGACACCATCGAGGCGCTGGTCAACTGGACCGAGGCGCACCGGCAGGAGATCGCTTCCGCCCGCGACGACTACGACCGCCGCGCCGCTGCCGCTGCCGGAGAGCTCGTCGACGCCTGA
- the nusG gene encoding transcription termination/antitermination protein NusG, with amino-acid sequence MSEHESTIEDVETEESPTGEPGPAEAAPEAEPTEADESAEDEAAEDEAAGSVESEESDPLAEFRRALRAKPGEWFVVQTYSGMENRVRANLENRIGSLNMEDFIFEIEVPTEEVAEIKNGQRRMVKRNRFPGYVLVRMDMTDESWSAVRNTPAVTGFVGHAHQPIPLDLDEVERWLAPQVAEQAKPAEEKKQVEVVDFEVGDSVMVVDGPFATLHATINEINADSQKIKGLVEIFGRETPVELSFNQIQKL; translated from the coding sequence GTGTCCGAGCACGAGTCGACCATCGAGGACGTCGAGACCGAGGAGTCGCCCACGGGCGAGCCCGGTCCGGCTGAGGCTGCCCCCGAGGCGGAGCCCACCGAGGCGGACGAGTCCGCTGAGGACGAGGCCGCCGAGGACGAGGCCGCCGGCAGCGTCGAGTCCGAGGAGTCCGACCCGCTGGCGGAGTTCCGCCGGGCACTGCGCGCCAAGCCTGGCGAGTGGTTCGTGGTCCAGACCTACTCCGGTATGGAGAACCGGGTCCGGGCCAACCTCGAGAACCGCATCGGCAGCCTCAACATGGAGGACTTCATCTTCGAGATCGAGGTCCCCACCGAAGAGGTCGCCGAGATCAAGAACGGCCAGCGCCGCATGGTGAAGCGCAACCGCTTCCCCGGCTACGTGCTGGTGCGTATGGACATGACCGACGAGTCGTGGTCCGCGGTCCGCAACACCCCTGCCGTCACGGGGTTCGTCGGGCACGCGCACCAGCCCATCCCGCTGGACCTCGACGAGGTCGAGCGCTGGCTCGCTCCGCAGGTGGCCGAGCAGGCCAAGCCGGCGGAGGAGAAGAAGCAGGTCGAGGTCGTGGACTTCGAGGTCGGTGACTCCGTCATGGTCGTCGACGGACCGTTCGCCACTCTGCACGCGACCATCAACGAGATCAACGCCGACTCCCAGAAGATCAAGGGACTCGTCGAGATCTTCGGCCGCGAGACCCCCGTCGAGCTCTCGTTCAACCAGATCCAGAAGCTCTGA
- the secE gene encoding preprotein translocase subunit SecE → MTETSGKTATPERPRSPRRRGPFARLSLWTRQVVAELRKVVYPTRKQLVTYTAVVLVFVAIMIAVVSLLDLGLGWAMFEIFG, encoded by the coding sequence GTGACGGAGACCAGCGGCAAGACCGCTACACCCGAGCGTCCGCGTTCGCCCCGGCGCCGCGGCCCGTTCGCCCGCCTGTCGCTCTGGACCCGCCAGGTCGTGGCCGAGCTGCGCAAGGTCGTCTACCCGACCCGCAAGCAGCTGGTGACGTACACGGCGGTCGTGCTCGTCTTCGTGGCGATCATGATCGCGGTCGTCTCGTTGCTCGATCTCGGCCTGGGCTGGGCGATGTTCGAGATCTTCGGCTGA
- a CDS encoding adenosine deaminase, whose amino-acid sequence MTEPAPRDLRALPKAHLHLHFTGSMRHSTLLDLADEHGVRLPDSLREDWPPLLSAADEKGWFRFQRLYDVARSVLRTESDVRRLVLEAAQDEAAEGSGWLEIQVDPSGYGGRFGGITAFTDLVLDAARVSSTTTGVGIAVVIAANRTRHPLDARTLARLAGQYAGRGVVGFGLSNDERRGVIAEFAPAFAIAARADLISAPHGGELRGPDSARACLDDLGAARLGHGIRSTEDPALLERIVESQITLEVCPASNVALGVYSTPEDVPLRVLSDAGARVALGADDPLLFGSRLLDQYETARHVHGLSDTQLAALARGSIEGSAAPSDVRKELLEGVDAWLAGV is encoded by the coding sequence GTGACCGAACCGGCTCCTCGCGACCTGCGGGCCCTGCCCAAGGCGCACCTGCACCTGCACTTCACCGGGTCGATGCGGCACTCCACGCTGCTCGACCTCGCCGACGAGCACGGCGTGCGGCTGCCCGACTCGCTGCGCGAGGACTGGCCGCCGCTGCTGTCGGCCGCCGACGAGAAGGGCTGGTTCCGGTTCCAGCGCCTCTACGACGTCGCGCGGTCGGTGCTGCGGACGGAGTCGGACGTGCGCCGGCTCGTGCTCGAGGCCGCTCAGGACGAGGCGGCCGAGGGCTCGGGCTGGCTCGAGATCCAGGTCGACCCGTCCGGGTACGGGGGCCGGTTCGGCGGCATCACGGCGTTCACGGACCTCGTGCTCGACGCGGCGCGCGTGTCGTCGACGACGACGGGAGTCGGCATCGCCGTGGTCATCGCGGCCAACCGCACCCGGCACCCGCTCGACGCGCGCACGCTGGCCCGGCTGGCCGGGCAGTACGCGGGGCGCGGCGTGGTGGGCTTCGGCCTCTCCAACGACGAGCGCCGCGGCGTCATCGCCGAGTTCGCGCCGGCCTTCGCCATCGCCGCGCGCGCCGACCTGATCTCGGCGCCGCACGGCGGCGAGCTGCGTGGCCCCGACAGCGCCCGGGCCTGCCTCGACGACCTCGGCGCGGCCCGGCTGGGCCACGGCATCCGGTCGACGGAGGACCCGGCGCTGCTCGAGCGCATCGTCGAGTCGCAGATCACCCTCGAGGTCTGCCCGGCCTCGAACGTCGCGCTCGGGGTGTACTCGACGCCCGAGGACGTCCCGCTGCGGGTCCTTTCCGACGCCGGCGCCAGGGTTGCGCTCGGCGCGGACGACCCGCTGCTGTTCGGGTCGCGCCTGCTCGACCAGTACGAGACGGCGCGGCACGTGCACGGCCTGAGCGACACCCAGCTGGCGGCGCTGGCGCGCGGCTCCATCGAGGGCTCGGCCGCGCCGTCGGACGTGCGTAAGGAGTTGTTGGAAGGCGTTGACGCCTGGTTGGCCGGGGTTTGA
- a CDS encoding alpha/beta-hydrolase family protein, translated as MLGRFLAWLRPDYGGLIGAACFFCWSLTPTLLPRTWVYQAMVSGLTATIGYALGVLLAWLVRLVLRRARPAWLTPSPRTRLIAWWGLGVTAAAAVAWYLASNAAWQTELRTLMDVESPGPNHYLLILLVAGAIFVVFLALARLLRGASRRLRRFFARWVPPVVALVASVLCVGGLAFWSWTGLLYPSLLDVANDAFAAVNMETEAGNNAPSSATHSGGPGSLVTWDSLGRKGREFVSSGPTVEELTAFSGSRALDPVRAYVGMDSAETPAGLASLAVRELERAGGFDRQVLVVVTTTGTGWVDGAAADALEYLYNGDSAIVALQYSYLPSWISFVADQEQVRLAGRALFDAVHDAWLERPPSERPKLIVYGESLGAMGSAAAFDSLGDLRSKVDGALWVGSPSRHSLRRELTADRDPGSPARLPVYDGGREVKFWGGWQEPLDLEFEEGPPVVFLQHASDPVTLWSWDLLLERPEWIDEEHGPDVLPTLDWYPFVTFWQVTADMALSATVPAGHGHNYGGELVDAWLAVAPPDDWPDGRTEELRDMVHSFQDQKTGPFG; from the coding sequence GTGCTGGGCCGGTTCCTGGCCTGGCTCCGCCCCGACTACGGCGGGCTGATCGGCGCGGCCTGCTTCTTCTGCTGGTCGCTGACGCCGACGCTGCTGCCGCGCACCTGGGTCTACCAGGCCATGGTGAGCGGGCTGACGGCCACCATCGGTTACGCGCTCGGTGTGCTGCTGGCCTGGCTGGTGCGCCTGGTGCTGCGCCGCGCGCGGCCCGCCTGGCTCACGCCGTCGCCGCGGACCCGGCTGATCGCCTGGTGGGGCCTGGGGGTGACGGCGGCAGCTGCGGTGGCGTGGTACCTGGCGTCGAACGCGGCCTGGCAGACCGAGTTGCGCACGCTGATGGACGTCGAGAGTCCGGGGCCCAACCACTACCTGCTGATCCTGCTGGTCGCGGGCGCGATCTTCGTCGTCTTCCTGGCGCTGGCCCGGCTGCTGCGCGGCGCGTCGCGGCGGCTGCGGCGGTTCTTCGCCCGCTGGGTGCCGCCCGTCGTGGCGCTGGTCGCGTCGGTGCTGTGCGTGGGCGGGCTGGCGTTCTGGTCCTGGACCGGCCTGCTGTACCCGAGCCTGCTCGACGTCGCCAACGACGCGTTCGCCGCGGTCAACATGGAGACCGAGGCCGGCAACAACGCGCCGTCGTCGGCGACCCACTCGGGCGGGCCGGGCTCGCTGGTCACCTGGGACTCGCTGGGCCGCAAGGGCCGCGAGTTCGTGTCGTCCGGCCCTACGGTCGAGGAGCTGACGGCGTTCAGCGGCAGCCGGGCGCTGGACCCGGTCCGCGCCTACGTCGGCATGGACTCCGCCGAGACGCCCGCGGGGCTGGCCTCGCTCGCCGTCCGCGAGCTGGAACGGGCCGGCGGCTTCGACCGGCAGGTGCTCGTGGTGGTGACGACGACGGGGACCGGCTGGGTCGACGGGGCGGCGGCCGACGCGCTCGAGTACCTCTACAACGGCGACTCCGCGATCGTCGCGCTGCAGTACTCGTACCTGCCCAGCTGGATCTCCTTCGTCGCCGACCAGGAGCAGGTGCGCCTGGCCGGCCGCGCGCTGTTCGACGCCGTCCACGACGCCTGGCTGGAGCGCCCGCCGTCGGAGCGCCCCAAGCTGATCGTCTACGGCGAGAGCCTCGGCGCCATGGGCAGCGCGGCCGCGTTCGACTCCCTGGGCGACCTGCGGTCCAAGGTCGACGGCGCGCTGTGGGTCGGCTCGCCCAGCCGGCACTCGCTGCGCCGTGAGCTGACCGCGGACCGCGATCCCGGCTCGCCGGCGCGACTGCCCGTGTACGACGGCGGCCGCGAGGTCAAGTTCTGGGGCGGCTGGCAGGAGCCGCTGGACCTCGAGTTCGAGGAGGGCCCGCCGGTGGTGTTCCTGCAGCACGCCTCCGACCCTGTCACGCTGTGGTCGTGGGACCTGCTGCTCGAGCGGCCCGAGTGGATCGACGAGGAGCACGGCCCCGACGTCCTGCCCACCCTCGACTGGTATCCGTTCGTCACGTTCTGGCAGGTCACTGCCGACATGGCGCTGTCGGCGACAGTGCCGGCCGGGCACGGGCACAACTACGGCGGCGAGCTCGTCGACGCCTGGCTCGCGGTCGCGCCGCCCGACGACTGGCCGGACGGGCGCACCGAGGAGCTGCGCGACATGGTGCACTCGTTCCAGGACCAGAAGACGGGCCCCTTCGGCTGA
- a CDS encoding pyridoxal phosphate-dependent aminotransferase, giving the protein MDRMISPAPAGAATRVSARIAAITESATLAVDAKAKALKAAGRPVIGFGAGEPDFPTPDYIVEAAVEACRDPRNHRYTPAGGLPELKEAVAAKTARDSGFQVEAGQVLITNGGKQAVYQTFAALLDPGDEVLMPTPFWTTYPESIALAGGVPVEVLADETTGYRVSVEQLEAARTPRTKVLLFVSPSNPTGAVYSPEAVREIGRWAHANGLWVVTDEIYEHLVYGDATFSSIVTEVPELADTCVVVNGVAKTYAMTGWRVGWMIGPKDVIKAAANLQSHATSNVSNVSQRAALAAVAGDLSAVADMRAAFDRRRRTMVSMLNEIDGVFCPVPEGAFYAYPSVKDVLGRTIAGRTPKTSAELAELILEEAEVAVVPGEAFGPSGYLRLSYALGDDDLAEGVGRIQRLLG; this is encoded by the coding sequence ATGGACCGCATGATCTCGCCTGCGCCCGCCGGCGCCGCCACCCGCGTCTCTGCCCGCATCGCCGCCATCACCGAGTCGGCAACTCTTGCGGTCGATGCGAAGGCGAAGGCGCTCAAGGCGGCGGGCCGGCCGGTCATCGGCTTCGGGGCCGGCGAGCCCGACTTCCCGACGCCCGACTACATCGTCGAGGCCGCCGTCGAGGCCTGCCGCGACCCCCGCAACCACCGCTACACCCCAGCCGGCGGCCTGCCGGAGCTGAAGGAGGCCGTCGCCGCGAAGACCGCGCGCGACTCCGGCTTCCAGGTCGAGGCCGGCCAGGTGCTCATCACCAACGGCGGCAAGCAGGCCGTCTACCAGACCTTCGCCGCCCTGCTCGACCCGGGCGACGAGGTGCTCATGCCGACGCCGTTCTGGACCACGTACCCCGAGTCCATCGCGCTGGCCGGCGGCGTCCCCGTCGAGGTCCTGGCCGACGAGACCACCGGCTACCGCGTCAGCGTCGAGCAGCTCGAGGCGGCCCGCACCCCGCGCACCAAGGTGCTGCTGTTCGTGTCGCCGTCGAACCCCACAGGTGCCGTGTACTCGCCCGAGGCGGTCCGCGAGATCGGCCGGTGGGCGCACGCCAACGGCCTGTGGGTCGTCACCGACGAGATCTACGAGCACCTCGTCTACGGCGACGCGACGTTCTCGTCCATCGTCACCGAGGTGCCCGAGCTGGCCGACACCTGCGTCGTCGTCAACGGCGTCGCCAAGACCTACGCCATGACCGGCTGGCGGGTCGGCTGGATGATCGGCCCCAAGGACGTCATCAAGGCCGCCGCCAACCTGCAGTCGCACGCCACGTCCAACGTGTCGAACGTGTCGCAGCGGGCCGCGCTGGCCGCCGTCGCCGGCGACCTCTCCGCCGTCGCCGACATGCGCGCGGCGTTCGACCGGCGCCGTCGCACCATGGTCAGCATGCTCAACGAGATCGACGGCGTGTTCTGCCCGGTGCCCGAGGGCGCCTTCTACGCCTACCCGTCGGTCAAGGACGTGCTCGGCCGGACCATCGCTGGGCGCACGCCGAAGACCAGCGCCGAGCTCGCCGAGCTGATCCTCGAGGAGGCCGAGGTCGCGGTGGTGCCGGGCGAGGCGTTCGGCCCCAGCGGCTACCTGCGGCTGTCGTACGCACTGGGCGACGACGACCTCGCCGAGGGCGTCGGCCGGATCCAGCGGCTGCTCGGCTGA
- the rplJ gene encoding 50S ribosomal protein L10 codes for MARPDKAAAVAELADEFRASNAVVLTEYRGLTVKQLTELRRSLGGNASYAVVKNTLTKIAAREAGVSGLDDYLSGPSAIAFVKGDPVEAAKGLRDFAKANPVLVVKGGLLDGAPLTGEEINKLADLESREVLLAKLAGAMKASLHNAVSLFAAPLAQTARVVEALRQKAEADPSILAGGAGTPAVADEAPAEEAPAAEAAADEAPADEAPAAETAEAAEATEQNEG; via the coding sequence ATGGCGAGGCCTGACAAGGCAGCCGCGGTCGCCGAGCTCGCGGACGAGTTCCGCGCCAGCAACGCGGTCGTGCTGACCGAGTACCGCGGCCTCACCGTCAAGCAGCTGACGGAACTGCGTCGGTCGCTCGGTGGGAACGCGTCCTACGCCGTGGTGAAGAACACGCTGACCAAGATCGCGGCGCGCGAAGCCGGGGTCTCGGGGCTCGACGACTACCTCTCCGGCCCGTCGGCCATCGCCTTCGTCAAGGGCGACCCGGTCGAGGCCGCGAAGGGCCTGCGTGACTTCGCCAAGGCGAATCCCGTCCTCGTCGTGAAGGGTGGCCTGCTCGACGGCGCCCCGCTCACCGGTGAGGAGATCAACAAGCTCGCCGACCTCGAGTCGCGTGAGGTCCTGCTGGCCAAGCTGGCCGGTGCGATGAAGGCGTCGCTGCATAACGCGGTGTCGCTGTTCGCCGCCCCGCTGGCGCAGACCGCTCGCGTCGTCGAGGCGCTGCGGCAGAAGGCCGAGGCCGACCCGAGCATCCTCGCCGGAGGCGCCGGCACGCCGGCCGTCGCCGACGAAGCGCCGGCCGAGGAGGCGCCCGCTGCCGAGGCGGCCGCCGACGAGGCACCTGCCGACGAGGCACCCGCCGCCGAGACCGCTGAGGCGGCCGAGGCGACGGAGCAGAACGAGGGCTGA